A region of the Salvia splendens isolate huo1 unplaced genomic scaffold, SspV2 ctg1204, whole genome shotgun sequence genome:
AATTTACCACTGCCGGCCAGTGAGTACTTTTGTGGTTCGTACTCCTGCATTGTGTGTCTCATGTTAATTCTATAAGATGAAAATGTATTTGAATAAAATCCATTCCGAATAAAATATTTAGAGAATGCATAAAGTACACCTACTATAATtgaaaatatccaaaaatatACTACCAATAAACCTATCTAACTATAATCTTCACATAAAGCATAATAAAAAATCCCGGACCAATAGCGCCAACCCAGAATGCATATACTTGTGAATGATGAAGAGCTTGATGAGTCTGAATGGGATTTGATTCTGAAATCGCGGACCAATATGCGAAGCATGGTTATAAACTTTTTGTTGTCCTGCTTATCTGGCCACGGCCACGCAAAGACCTCAACTGGTTGGTCTTGGTACAAGTTTTTTATGTTAGCTATGATTTCCCCAATCTTCTTGTAGTAACGTTCTTCAATTCCTTCTCGACTGCAGTTCGCTTGAGCCGGTCGTGGAAGTAGGGTAGGGGCCGATGGAAGCCACCTTAGGGATATAGTCGTGCTCAGTTTCtgtatttttgtttttcacAATCATGTTGGTTTGAGTTGAGTGTCTTTCTATAAATTCAGACTAAGCTCAACCTTAAGTCTGTTTGGTTTCAGTGAGTTTGGGGTGGCTCGTTTCATCCCCAAGCAATTGAAAAGTCTACCTACGAAAAGAGTTTATGCCTACGCCcacttttcaaaattatcaCCACCTCCAACAAATTAAGGCTTTATAACTTTAATTGTGAATGAGTGTCTATAGCTATTACTCTTGATCGTGTTAAATTGAGAAATATTATTATGTTCGTTTCATTCAAAGCAAAATACTATTTCCGTTCCACATTAGAAGTTACATTTAAtgtgagcacgagttttaataaatgtaaaaaaattgaatttgaataagtTAATGAactatgagtctcacttatatatattagttttataataaagtgTGAGTGGAATTGGTTGGTGAAATGTGAGGtctatttatcatttatggtaaaagtgaaatgtgactcttattgtgagacaaACCGAAATTGCAAAATGTGACTCATATTGTGGGACAGAGGTCGTAAGTATTTTTCGACTTATAATTTTATGCAATATTGTTAAGTGTATTacatgaaaagaaaataaagtatgagaaataaaaattgaaatagtatcattttaaatagattaacaaaaaaatatttcatttttaataagaaGAGGAAAAAGGTTAAAATCCACATTCCTATTTTAGGATCATCTAAAATCCATTATAAACACTAGAAGATACAATGTGAATATTGTAAAATATTTTGACTTGAAATTTCTAAGATTTTAGATGATCCTAAAATACAAATGTAGAATTCATCAAGGGAATACAATCATGAGTGATGACATTCCCACATGaaattttgatgatttttaaaACTAAATAAGCAAATCACTTGGTCAAACTTGAGTTATGCACTCTTGTGACGTAATATATATAGTTGACTAACTtttatactcctactatatatcATTATTGTGTAACCATCACAAGGAATAGCATCAACAATTCAACTCGGTTGAAAAAACTTAAAAGAGTAACAATTAAGAATAATTTCCATATGCTCATCATCGTATATATGGTTGATCAATACCTTCTTTTTTGTATAACTATTTGGTGATATTGATGTATATAAtgattacataaattaaatagtgAGTTTTTACGAGTGGATTAATAGGATgcttctagtattttatttttctatagtCTTCTTTGTGTAATCTATaatctatataaatatatatgtatgtaaagATAACATTGTTTAACAAAATGTATTTATATACATTATAGAACTATTAATGATAATGCAGAAACttccaattaaataattaaaaaagcaAGTTTTATGCCATGCCCTAGTGTTTCCACTTTCCACCCCAATCAATGGAACAAAAATATACTTGTGGGCTCATTAAATGTCAGCCAATTATTAACAAACAGACATGGAAATAATAACTTTAATTGGATCAAAAAATCTTAAATTAAGATGATTAAGAGAATAAATGAAACATACACCAAGATTCCTATAATGATCTATATTAATTATTGACGTATATAATATATTCATCACTTATCAAACATACATGTGATCTTATTAAGACTATTGGTTAATACagaaatttctattttctgcaTATTATATAAGTATCATCCATTAACACGTCTAATGTTTAGTACACATTAACTTTATTAATTAGATTTGtttttacatttattttgattttaatatcTCAAAAATTATTGGTAATGTAATTAATTCTACAAATCAGTGAAAAATAGATAATTCAGTTTCTTTTACGActtcaattaaataaataaaataaaaaatcaaactttcatttttatgTGAATTTTAAAACTAATTGCGTTAATAAGTATTTCAGATATTAAAATCAAGCTAAATtaccaaaacaaaatataaatagccGTTATAAAATTTTATCTCAAACGAGAATGGTGCTTAGAAAGTGCCGCAGACACACAAGCTTCATCCCCtaccattttttgtttttttactatATATTGGTAAAtacttatttgtttttttactaaatTATTATTGATCTAAAAATTCTTCTgtcaatatttttaataaagtacGAAATATAGAGTATACAGTCAATGTTGAAAACAAATTCTACATCCACGTCCTAGTCACAAGTTACTATTtaaaatataagcataacattttttttaatttatactacATTCGTACAAGTCATTTTCGgaataaaattcaattttgatgacaACATAGTATAACATATGTATGGAAAGAGTATAGTAAGTAGTATATCCCAAAATCTATTGATTCCACCACATATAGTGTGGTAAGTGGAATCCAAAATAGAGTTGATAATAATCCTTCCCATTTCTTGATAATGTTTTCATCTTTGCATGTGGGCTTTGTCAACTCCCTCtctcacacactcacacacacacacacacatacacacacacacacaatgaTCCCATTGGACTGCTCCTATTTGTAATACTTCTCTTTCAAACATCCCATGATAGCTTTGCAAGAACTCACTCTCCTCCATTATCTTATCTCTCTCACACTCCACTCTTCAAATACTATCATTCTCTCTATCAATTCCTCTATATCTCTAAAACCTCTTGCAAATCTCCCCATCTAAAACATGGCCCTTGAAACATGGCTGATCAAGGTGAAAAGATCCATCGCCCACAGCCTCGATTCCGTCCGCGCCCCGCCGCCCCCCGCCGGTGCGATCCGCAAATCCAACGTCTGCGTCCTCGCATTCGAGATCGCCGCCGTCATGTCCAAGCTCCTCCACCTCTGGCAGTCCCTCTCCGACAAGAACCTCTCCCGCCTGCGTGGCGACTCCATATGCCTTGAAGGTGTTCGTAAAATTGTCTCAAACGACGACGCCTTCCTCCTCGGCCTCGCCTGCGCCGAGCTCGCCGGAAACCTCCGCCTCATCGCCAAATCCATCGCCCGCATCAGCAAGAAGTGCGAGGACGCCTCCCTCCGCTCCTTCGACCGCCTATTCGAGGAGTTCGCCGACACCGGCCGCGATCGCCACAACTGGCTGATGCTCAGCGCCAAAGAGATCGATATCAAGATGAAAAGGCTCGACCAGTTCGTCGCCAGCGCGGCCGCGCTCCATCGCGAGATGGACGAGCTCGTCTCCCTCGAAAATGGCCTTAAAAAATCGCTTCAGGCCAGAGACACCGGCTCCGTAAAAGAGCATAAGATTGTCGAATTGCATCAGAGAATAACCTGGCAGAGGCAGCAGGTGAAGTACATGAAAGAGAAATCCCTATGGTGCCGAAGCTTTGACACCGCCACCTCGATCCTGGTGAGAACTGCTTTCGCAGTTCTCGCCAGGATGAAGCTCGTCTTCGGAGTCGTGTCGCTCCCGCGGAGCATCTCCTCGTCCTCGTCCGCCCTCGTCCACCCCTCTGAAAACCCTAACCTCTTCGCGTCCGGGCCTCTTATGAAATCCTCCCAATTAAAATTCTTCGAGGTCAACTCGGAGGTCCTGAAGCCGCCGGCCACCACGCTCGGCGCGGCGGCGCTGGCCATCCACTACGCGAACCTGATCATCGTGATGGAGAAGATGATCAGGTCGCCGCAGCTGGTGGGGGTCGACGCGAGGGACGACCTCTACTCGCTGCTCCCGAGCAGCGTGCGCCTCGCGCTGAGGGGGCGGCTGAAGGGGGTGGGGTTCACCGCGAGCGACCCGGGGCTCGCGGACGAGTGGAGGGAGGCGCTGCACAAGATCCTCGGGTGGCTGTCGCCGCTCGCACACAACATGATCAAGTGGCAGAGCGAGAGGAGCGTGGAGCAGCAGAATCTGGTCCCAGCAACTAATGTGCTTTTGCTTCAGACGCTTTACTTTGCAAACCAGCAAAAGACAGAAGCCGCCATTACCGAGCTTCTTGTCGGCCTCAATTATATTTGGAGATTTGAGAGGGAGATGAATGCTAAGGCCATTTTCCATTGCAGCAACTTCAACTAGATTGCTTGCTTGTTTCTTGaatttttgtattaaattaaCTCTGGTTGATTCCTGCAGATCTGTGAGGATAGTGTTGGTTCTAACCCCTGATCTGTATATTGTAATATAGTATTGTTCTTGTAAAtgttttttggaaaaaaagaaaagaaaaagatcgTACATTTGCAGTTCCATGTGAACATATTCTTCTTGCGCATGCAATCAGTATTACTCCCTTCTTCTCATTCAAGATTTACATAATGTCACATTTTGCTAGTAGAAGCATTTTTCTTCGTGTATCATTATTCAAGAAAGTGATCATtttgaatgggacggagggagtacgagACGTGGAGCAATGGGATCCATATTTGGATGGACTATTGAATGATTTGAGAACATATGTGTATAAATATGATggacaaaattaaatatcaaagGTATTATATGGTTGTTGGTGTGGCTTGGGTTTCTTGAATTTTGTTGAAGATTAGGTTGATAATACATTGAATATTGAGGGTGCATTTTTCAAGGGATTGATGGTGGCCAGCCATATAAGCATGTGTTCATGAGCTAAATGGGCCTTCACTTTTGGATATATGGAAGAATTAATGAAAAGTTTTGCTTCTTTTTAGTTCCCTTTAGGAatcttaaaatttgaaaaaggtTAAGAAATGCcttttaatttctattttgtCGACCATGCATATTCAATTATTCCTTTACAACCATTTAATacatacataaaaatataaatatatgatatGGATCAAATGAGTTGTCTTCTTATAGTGAGCGTGTaagtaatttaaaaaaatcattaaatataCTTATAATTGAACTTAAcaaaatgaaatttattttcGTTCGAatcattgtactttttttaattcggTAAATTATGCAACATCATAATAATGTAAATATCTATTATTCTTGTTAACATATTATTAGggattcatttttattattcaaaGCCTACCGTGTTTATCAAATCATATTGGTCTTTTGCCCCTACCATGTCATGTCATTATCGCAACAACACGAACAAATAATCACCAACATAGTAAAAAGCTCATAATTAAAGTTGAGGGATTAAAGCATAGTTGAGGGATTAAAGCATATATAGAACTAAACAATCACCAACATAGTAAAAAAAACTCATAATTAAAGGGATTGAAGCATATAGAACAAATAACATTTACTATCACAAAAATAAGAGGTTCTTGAAAACAAAAGCCTCAATCACAAatccaaatatatatcaataGGTAAACAAAAAGGGAAAATCATTCAAAGTTGAGTCAAATTCTGTTTTATCCCATAACTTAAAAATCAGCCGATtttaaaatcatgaaatttcaCCCACCATTGTTTTCCATTATTCAACCAAAAAATGTTGTATAGTGACATCCACATATGAGAGGTGAAAATACTCACTAGTGGAATAATACAAACAAACCAAACTTCATGGTTTTTCCGGACCAATTTTTCtactaaaaaaatatgaaaaaaaattagaaaaacataaaaaagaaagGGTCAAATCCTACGTGTGATTTATCAGATTTACAAGTAGGGTTTTGTTTGTGAATAGTGATCTTCCCAGCTCCCTTGTAATCAAAGGTGCACCCATGCACACATCGGCACACGTGATGCAGCACTCCCAACTTTCTCCTGCATACGCCGCATCGACAAATCTTAGGCTTAATTGAATGTGTTATGAGTGAAGGGATATCGCATAAATTTCATGTAAAGGTTTGTTTaaccgaattcacgtaaacgtccaCATATCAAGTTACGAAGTCAGTGCAGTTTATGGGTTTAGTACGGACTTTGATTTGATTATAGTCGATAACAGAGACCTGGGGTCAGACTTTATGTGCGTTATTGATTATTGATGTGCTCAAGGATTCAAATTTGGAATTTATATATCTAATACTAGTCCGATTGAAAGATAATGGACTAAATTGGAAtaatgacttaattaattatagttagattatgaattaattaaatcataCTAATAGGGGAAAAGAGGCCCATTTACTTGGGGCTCGCTCATGTGTCGCTAGACTATACATAATCTCCATTGTAGAGAATTCAAGATATATAAAGTTAAAACAATTATTTCCTAGCTTCTGTATAACTACTGTAGTGGAAATTGTCATGCATCGGATTTGGCAATGCACATGAATACCAAAAGTGGTgaatttaatgatttttttaccACTTctaaaatttggaaaaaatacTAGATTTTGCCCACACTTTTCGTTTATCCCAGCCAATATCCATATAATGTTTCATCAAAGGAAATATTGATAACTCCAGTTAGAAATAGAACAATCATATGTATGCAAACTTAACTCCCAAAGAAGGTAGCTCCTGCATTTCAACTATGGCTAAATCTGGCCAATTAGAAAACAATAGCATAAGTTTTATACAGAAGGTTTACATATCTCAACAACTTTACGTATACGTTCCATGACTAAAGGTACCTCGTTTACTCTTAACGTCGTAAAACAAAATCTAAACCATCCCGGCTCGATACAGTGACAAGCCGACCCGGGTGTAACGTTGATCTTGGCTGTATTTAAGAGCTTATCCCACAGATCAAGCTCCCCTTTCTCGTTATAAGGACTGATTAATTTGCTCATATCAACCCAGCAATATAAGCCACCACTGCTTTCCGTGCACTCTAGTCCCAGCTCTTTCAAACCCGAAACGACTAAATCATACATGGACCGTATCCTTTGCCTGTTCGTATTGATGTATTCCTGGATGAATCTTTTATCTGAGAGCATCGGTGCCAGAATCTGCTGTGTTGGAGTTGAAACTGACGAAAA
Encoded here:
- the LOC121789049 gene encoding protein PSK SIMULATOR 1-like — its product is MALETWLIKVKRSIAHSLDSVRAPPPPAGAIRKSNVCVLAFEIAAVMSKLLHLWQSLSDKNLSRLRGDSICLEGVRKIVSNDDAFLLGLACAELAGNLRLIAKSIARISKKCEDASLRSFDRLFEEFADTGRDRHNWLMLSAKEIDIKMKRLDQFVASAAALHREMDELVSLENGLKKSLQARDTGSVKEHKIVELHQRITWQRQQVKYMKEKSLWCRSFDTATSILVRTAFAVLARMKLVFGVVSLPRSISSSSSALVHPSENPNLFASGPLMKSSQLKFFEVNSEVLKPPATTLGAAALAIHYANLIIVMEKMIRSPQLVGVDARDDLYSLLPSSVRLALRGRLKGVGFTASDPGLADEWREALHKILGWLSPLAHNMIKWQSERSVEQQNLVPATNVLLLQTLYFANQQKTEAAITELLVGLNYIWRFEREMNAKAIFHCSNFN